One genomic window of Hydra vulgaris chromosome 03, alternate assembly HydraT2T_AEP includes the following:
- the LOC136077718 gene encoding uncharacterized protein LOC136077718, which yields MVRTYKKLKQGGRKSYSNSQEMIDACSSVLNKEMSINQASKHFRCDRRALSKRVNGELSVDSHPGRKTVLTSQQEKELSECLILMGDWGWGFTRGEVKDLIQDFLKTNSIDTPFIDSRPSKDWLHAFLQRNPKITPRKTEHLSNSRNHAENPETIKIWFVLVEKTLKNAGINNLPSQIFNSDESGFITDPKEQIVLAKRGASRVSQSIGGSGREQITVNCACSASGHILPPYIIYKGKNLYMDWVKGGPDGAVYTTSSKGWMECPHFLEWFQSIFLMYTKHLANRPRVLIFDGHISHISSPLIDLAKKNNVILLRIPAHLTHLLQP from the coding sequence atggtTCGAACatacaaaaagttaaagcaGGGAGGAAGGAAATCCTACTCAAATAGCCAGGAAATGATAGATGCCTGCAGTTCTGTTTTGAATAAAGAAATGTCAATAAACCAGGCATCCAAACATTTTAGGTGTGACAGGAGAGCTCTTTCGAAAAGAGTAAACGGTGAACTATCAGTCGACTCTCATCCAGGACGAAAAACAGTTTTGACCTCACAGCAAGAAAAAGAGCTGTCAGAATGTCTTATTTTAATGGGTGACTGGGGATGGGGTTTTACTAGAGGTGAAGTAAAAGATTTGATACaagattttcttaaaacaaacaGTATTGATACACCATTTATAGATTCTCGACCAAGTAAAGACTGGTTGCATGCTTTCTTACAACGAAATCCCAAAATTACGCCAAGAAAAACTGAACATTTAAGCAATTCAAGAAACCATGCTGAAAATCCTGAGACCATCAAAATTTGGTTTGTTCTAGtcgaaaaaacattaaaaaatgcagGAATTAATAACCTTCCTAGTCAAATATTCAATTCTGATGAATCGGGGTTCATCACTGACCCAAAGGAGCAAATTGTATTAGCAAAACGAGGTGCTTCTCGAGTGTCGCAAAGCATTGGTGGGTCAGGCCGGGAGCAAATTACTGTCAATTGTGCATGTTCTGCTAGTGGGCATATATTGCCACCATATATTATCTACAAaggaaaaaatttgtatatggACTGGGTTAAAGGTGGCCCTGATGGAGCTGTTTATACTACTAGTAGTAAGGGCTGGATGGAGTGCCCTCATTTTTTAGAATGGTTTCAAAGCATATTTCTAATGTATACAAAGCATCTTGCAAACCGCCCACGTGTTCTTATATTTGATGGTCATATTTCTCATATTAGCTCCCCACTTATtgatttggcaaaaaaaaataatgttattctCCTACGCATTCCTGCTCATCTCACCCATCTTCTTCAACCTTAA